The proteins below come from a single Triticum aestivum cultivar Chinese Spring chromosome 5D, IWGSC CS RefSeq v2.1, whole genome shotgun sequence genomic window:
- the LOC123125072 gene encoding F-box/LRR-repeat protein At3g26922-like, producing MQDPPPPGETQDHVCQQDDTSQDGGLIPDLPEDIRRHIHALLPLRDAARAACASHSFLRSWRCHPNLILSHKALGLDGDLISKVDNILKNHSGIGMKKLRLELYGNKVDSFYVDRWIHIAVTAGVEELAIIMPHIPGKEEYNFPCSLLFNGGENSIRYLYIAMCAFRPTAGLGCWTKLTRLLLSNVWIADDELEGLLSNCTAIQHLELKNCSEIVFLKIPLLECLTFLRVSLCINLQVIDSDAPNLSTFCLFGGLVSILFGSDVKNIEVSCLKFGPPNIVRFARTELLSGAPDVERLVITSPNEMESTPMLSSKFLHLKYLHISLIANEAISPAYDYLSLVSFIEASPCLETFIFEVQQPDMKHDSVIGDSSPLRRLPQHSHNNLKSVTIIGFCSAKSLVELACHIIENATSLEHLTLDTSHGCRSPGGRSLDKPDRWYYTVSGSLMAAPPDRCLPMWGRGIEESRRARFAIRKHIEWKVPFGVVFEIVEPCSRCLMPNF from the exons ATgcaggatccgccgccgccgggggAAACCCAAGACC ATGTCTGCCAACAAGATGATACTTCTCAAGATGGCGGACTTATACCGGACCTTCCAGAG GATATCCGTCGACATATTCATGCCCTATTACCACTGCGGGATGCTGCCCGTGCAGCTTGTGCATCACACTCATTTCTGAGATCATGGAGATGCCATCCCAACCTTATCTTAAGTCACAAAGCACTAGGTTTAGATGGAGATCTCATCAGCAAAGTTGACAATATTCTTAAAAATCACTCGGGCATTGGCATGAAGAAACTAAGGCTTGAACTTTATGGTAACAAGGTCGATTCCTTTTATGTTGATAGGTGGATTCATATTGCTGTTACAGCAGGAGTTGAAGAACTCGCCATTATTATGCCGCATATTCCTGGGAAAGAAGAATACAATTTCCCATGCTCACTTTTATTTAATGGGGGTGAAAACTCAATTCGGTATCTTTACATTGCCATGTGTGCCTTTCGTCCCACGGCTGGGCTTGGTTGCTGGACAAAATTGACAAGGTTATTACTAAGTAATGTATGGATTGCTGATGATGAGCTAGAGGGCCTTCTTTCCAACTGTACTGCAATTCAACATTTGGAACTCAAGAATTGCAGTGAGATAGTTTTCCTGAAGATACCTTTGCTGGAGTGCCTTACGTTCCTGAGAGTGTCTCTATGCATAAATCTGCAAGTTATAGACAGCGATGCTCCAAACCTCTCCACCTTTTGCCTGTTTGGTGGCTTAGTATCAATTCTATTTGGAAGTGATGTAAAGAATATAGAAGTGTCGTGCTTAAAATTCGGCCCGCCCAACATTGTCCGGTTTGCTCGAACGGAGCTTCTGTCCGGTGCGCCAGATGTTGAAAGACTTGTCATAACCTCGCCTAATGAG ATGGAAAGTACACCAATGCTATCTAGCAAATTCCTCCACCTCAAGTACTTGCATATTTCTCTAATTGCAAATGAAGCTATTTCACCAGCTTATGATTACCTTTCTCTGGTTTCTTTTATTGAAGCTTCTCCTTGCCTGGAGACTTTCATCTTTGAG GTACAGCAGCCTGACATGAAGCATGATTCTGTTATCGGGGATTCCTCGCCTCTGAGACGGCTACCACAACACAGCCACAACAACCTAAAGAGTGTGACGATCATCGGCTTCTGCTCGGCGAAGAGCTTGGTCGAGTTGGCATGCCACATTATTGAGAACGCGACATCGCTCGAGCACCTCACTTTGGACACCTCCCATGGCTGTCGGAGTCCTGGTGGGCGTAGCCTCGATAAACCTGACAGATGGTACTATACAGTGAGTGGTAGCCTCATGGCGGCCCCACCTGACAGGTGCCTCCCTATGTGGGGTCGTGGCATCGAGGAGTCTCGCAGGGCGCGTTTCGCAATCAGAAAACACATTGAGTGGAAAGTTCCCTTCGGAGTCGTGTTTGAAATCGTCGAGCCCTGCAGTCGGTGCTTGATGCCGAACTTTTAG